In Bacillota bacterium, the following are encoded in one genomic region:
- the rplN gene encoding 50S ribosomal protein L14 translates to MIQVQTRLNVADNTGAKELMCIRVLGGSRRRYANVGDIIVCSVKQATPGGVVKKGDLVRAVVVRTKKGVRRPDGSYIRFDENAAVIIKEDKEPRGTRIFGPVARELREKEFMKIISLAPEVL, encoded by the coding sequence ATGATCCAGGTTCAGACCAGGCTTAATGTCGCTGACAATACAGGGGCCAAAGAGCTTATGTGCATCCGAGTGCTGGGTGGCTCCAGGCGGCGGTATGCCAATGTGGGCGACATTATTGTTTGCAGCGTTAAACAAGCAACACCCGGTGGCGTTGTTAAAAAAGGCGACCTTGTTAGAGCAGTGGTTGTCCGGACCAAAAAAGGCGTACGGCGCCCCGACGGTTCTTATATCCGGTTCGACGAAAATGCTGCTGTTATCATTAAAGAAGATAAGGAGCCCAGGGGGACCCGTATTTTTGGTCCAGTGGCTCGCGAGCTTAGGGAGAAAGAGTTCATGAAGATAATTTCGTTGGCCCCGGAAGTGCTGTAG
- the rpsQ gene encoding 30S ribosomal protein S17 — protein MDKDKRGQRKTRQGIVVSDKMDKTVVVEVSRTVKDPLYKRYIRQTKRFKAHDPENACHVGDRVRIGATRPLSKEKRWRVVDIIEKAR, from the coding sequence TTGGATAAGGATAAGCGAGGGCAACGCAAGACCCGCCAAGGTATAGTAGTTAGCGATAAAATGGACAAAACAGTGGTAGTGGAAGTCAGCCGGACCGTCAAAGATCCGCTGTACAAACGCTACATTCGGCAAACAAAACGTTTCAAGGCTCATGATCCCGAGAACGCTTGTCATGTGGGTGATCGGGTGCGCATAGGTGCTACGCGGCCCCTGTCCAAAGAGAAAAGATGGCGCGTGGTGGATATCATCGAAAAAGCCCGCTAA
- the rpmC gene encoding 50S ribosomal protein L29: protein MKAKELRELTDNELQEKLSNFKEELFNLRFQLATRQLDNPMRLREVRKSIARIKTVLHERELAKA from the coding sequence GTGAAAGCTAAAGAACTAAGGGAGCTCACCGATAACGAGTTGCAGGAAAAACTATCCAACTTCAAGGAGGAGCTCTTTAACCTCAGGTTTCAACTGGCCACAAGGCAATTGGATAACCCGATGCGCCTGCGGGAAGTGAGGAAATCCATTGCTAGGATCAAGACCGTTCTACATGAACGAGAATTGGCTAAGGCCTAA
- the rplP gene encoding 50S ribosomal protein L16, with translation MLMPKRVRYRKQHRPKPSGVATRGTEVVFGDYGLAALESGWITQRQIEAARIALTRYIKRGGRVWIKVFPDRPITAKPAETRMGSGKGTPEYWVAVAKPGRILFELAGVNEEVAREAMRLAAQKLPIKTRFVKRLEVGGEAGES, from the coding sequence ATGCTAATGCCTAAAAGAGTTAGATACCGTAAGCAACACCGGCCCAAACCAAGCGGAGTAGCTACGCGGGGTACGGAGGTAGTCTTCGGCGATTACGGGCTGGCAGCCCTGGAGTCCGGTTGGATTACTCAGCGCCAGATAGAGGCGGCTCGTATTGCCCTGACTCGTTATATCAAGCGCGGCGGGCGGGTGTGGATCAAGGTTTTTCCCGATCGGCCCATTACGGCTAAGCCTGCTGAGACTCGGATGGGGAGCGGTAAAGGCACCCCGGAGTACTGGGTGGCTGTGGCTAAGCCGGGACGCATTCTGTTTGAACTGGCCGGTGTTAACGAAGAAGTAGCGCGCGAGGCTATGCGCCTGGCAGCGCAAAAGCTTCCTATTAAGACGCGCTTTGTTAAGCGCCTGGAGGTAGGTGGTGAGGCCGGTGAAAGCTAA